One window from the genome of Synergistetes bacterium HGW-Synergistetes-1 encodes:
- a CDS encoding pantothenate kinase, whose translation MLLVLDVGNTNTVMGIFEGKKLIDHWRLTSRKQTADEVGFMILGLLSASGISKEMICASVYASVVPSLDEMFMEGIKNYVGVPCLKVSQDLDTGVKVRMKNPAGLGADRLLNAVAGVEKYGAPLVIVDLGTAITLDVISADGAYVGGTIAPGMELGMESLFSRTAKLPQISLEAPGHYIGGDTTEAIQSGIVYGTVGLVEALLCGVFKELGGPCRVVATGGHASILARHSDIVKEVDPWLTIEGLRIIYERNRFE comes from the coding sequence ATGCTTCTCGTGCTCGATGTTGGAAATACAAATACTGTTATGGGGATCTTCGAAGGCAAAAAGCTGATAGATCACTGGAGGCTGACCTCAAGGAAACAGACGGCGGATGAGGTAGGCTTCATGATCCTGGGGCTCCTCAGTGCCTCCGGGATCTCGAAAGAGATGATCTGTGCTTCGGTATATGCAAGCGTCGTACCCTCGCTTGATGAGATGTTCATGGAAGGGATAAAGAATTACGTTGGAGTGCCCTGTCTTAAAGTGAGCCAGGACCTTGACACAGGTGTGAAAGTCAGGATGAAAAACCCTGCCGGACTTGGAGCGGACAGACTGCTGAACGCAGTCGCCGGTGTTGAAAAGTACGGAGCCCCTCTTGTAATCGTAGACCTTGGCACAGCAATAACGCTTGATGTGATCTCTGCCGATGGGGCATATGTCGGAGGTACTATAGCGCCGGGAATGGAGCTTGGCATGGAATCCCTCTTCTCCCGCACAGCCAAGCTTCCCCAGATATCACTTGAGGCTCCCGGACACTACATAGGGGGAGACACAACAGAGGCCATACAGTCAGGAATAGTTTACGGAACAGTCGGACTGGTCGAGGCTCTTCTCTGCGGAGTTTTCAAAGAGCTGGGAGGCCCCTGCCGCGTGGTGGCTACAGGAGGGCACGCATCCATACTTGCCCGGCACTCCGATATAGTAAAAGAGGTCGATCCGTGGCTGACGATAGAGGGACTCAGGATAATTTATGAAAGAAACAGATTTGAATAA
- a CDS encoding dihydrouridine synthase: MKETDLNKGETFSPLVPGHPLKIGGVETENPIWLAPLAGITFASVRKFYRSLGAGLVHTEMVSALGLCHKGRKTKELLYGSEEERPVVLQIFGSNAEDIARGTEAALKIRNFEALQINMACPMPKVTKKGSGSKLMEHPEISAEIIKAMKKTGLPTWAKIRIMPPGSRMTTSDYCDLLFDSGADFIFVHGRTPAQRYEGKASREAVEDVARHFTGMIGGSGDCYEPGDLCDYLRRGCAAVLAGRGILKDVFIIPKTLRALGADVPQKYCDPAPDFQSELLLELGRSIYNTEGQSLAMMISRRMLSALFKGFSGAAQLRRRGALARTWQEMEDLLIRWQEVRSMPEIEITAENFPRGIIGG; encoded by the coding sequence ATGAAAGAAACAGATTTGAATAAGGGAGAAACGTTTTCTCCTCTTGTTCCGGGGCACCCTTTAAAGATAGGCGGAGTAGAAACAGAGAACCCGATCTGGCTTGCACCGCTTGCAGGCATAACTTTTGCTTCGGTCAGGAAGTTTTACCGGAGTCTGGGTGCAGGGCTGGTACACACAGAAATGGTCAGTGCTCTCGGGCTTTGCCATAAGGGGCGCAAAACAAAGGAGCTGCTCTATGGTTCAGAAGAGGAGCGTCCTGTCGTCCTGCAGATATTTGGTTCAAACGCCGAAGATATTGCAAGAGGAACAGAGGCAGCTTTGAAAATCAGAAATTTTGAAGCTTTACAGATAAACATGGCCTGTCCCATGCCAAAGGTCACAAAAAAGGGCAGCGGTTCAAAGCTGATGGAGCATCCCGAAATCTCAGCAGAAATAATAAAAGCAATGAAAAAAACTGGGCTCCCGACCTGGGCAAAGATAAGGATCATGCCTCCCGGAAGCCGTATGACGACGTCAGATTATTGTGATCTGCTCTTTGATTCCGGTGCGGATTTTATTTTTGTTCACGGAAGGACTCCTGCACAAAGATACGAAGGCAAAGCATCGCGCGAGGCTGTTGAAGATGTGGCACGCCATTTCACGGGAATGATAGGCGGAAGCGGAGACTGCTATGAGCCGGGCGATCTCTGTGATTATTTAAGAAGGGGCTGTGCCGCGGTCCTTGCCGGAAGGGGTATACTAAAAGACGTTTTTATCATACCCAAAACGCTGAGGGCGCTGGGAGCCGACGTTCCTCAAAAATATTGTGATCCGGCTCCGGATTTCCAGTCTGAGCTTCTTCTCGAACTCGGCCGCAGCATTTATAATACCGAGGGGCAATCCTTGGCCATGATGATCTCAAGAAGGATGCTCTCCGCGCTCTTCAAAGGTTTTTCCGGAGCGGCGCAGCTCAGAAGGAGAGGGGCCTTAGCCAGGACATGGCAGGAGATGGAAGATCTCCTGATAAGGTGGCAGGAAGTCAGGAGCATGCCGGAGATCGAGATAACAGCGGAAAATTTTCCAAGGGGAATTATTGGCGGATAG
- the lysS gene encoding lysine--tRNA ligase, whose product MPEEEIFRQRKDKLMRLRQEEGYDPFQQDHWDVKHTLSYVKENYDSLKEEEWSEDLIQTAGRVMIVRRHGKTAFVTFEDELEKLQLCFQFDVLGEKDYTFFKKWVDAGDFLGITGIPFRTQRGELTLSVKSFCLLSKALRPMPEKWHGLKDMEVRYRQRYADMIANPEVRDTFRKRTKIMQTFRKVLDDHGTLEVQTPILSTIAGGANARPFITHHNTLDIDMYLRIATELYLKRLVVGMLGRVYEIGQQFRNEGMDMKHNPEFTTLEVYWPYANYKDMMDLAEEIIVACADELGGRVINYQDTEIDLNPPFRRATMTELVTEHTGIDFSTITDEEARRQAAIRGLEVKPSDTRFDILPIFFEEYVEEELIQPTFVIGHPTVISPLSKRNKENPDITDRFELFINAWEFANAFSELNDPIDQRERFMDQEKKKNEGDEESHPFDEDFINALEYGLPPTGGMGIGIDRTVMLLTNSKSIRDVLLFPTMKPKD is encoded by the coding sequence ATGCCTGAAGAGGAGATATTTCGCCAGCGCAAAGACAAGCTGATGAGACTGCGCCAGGAAGAGGGGTATGACCCATTCCAGCAGGACCATTGGGATGTTAAGCATACATTGTCATATGTAAAAGAAAATTACGATTCCCTCAAAGAGGAAGAGTGGTCCGAAGACCTGATCCAGACTGCGGGCAGGGTAATGATAGTAAGACGCCACGGAAAGACGGCCTTTGTTACGTTTGAAGACGAACTTGAAAAGCTCCAGCTCTGTTTTCAGTTCGATGTTCTCGGTGAAAAGGATTACACGTTCTTCAAAAAATGGGTAGACGCAGGAGATTTCCTTGGTATTACAGGGATACCGTTCCGCACACAGCGCGGAGAACTTACACTTTCAGTAAAAAGTTTCTGTCTGCTCTCCAAAGCCCTCAGGCCGATGCCCGAAAAGTGGCACGGACTCAAGGATATGGAAGTACGCTACCGGCAGCGTTATGCTGATATGATTGCTAACCCCGAGGTAAGAGATACCTTCCGCAAAAGGACAAAGATAATGCAGACCTTCCGAAAGGTCCTTGACGACCACGGAACGCTTGAAGTCCAGACCCCTATACTTTCAACGATAGCGGGTGGAGCAAACGCCAGGCCTTTCATAACGCATCACAATACGCTGGATATAGACATGTATCTCAGGATAGCGACTGAACTTTATCTCAAGAGGCTGGTCGTAGGAATGCTCGGGAGAGTCTATGAGATAGGCCAGCAGTTCCGCAACGAGGGCATGGACATGAAGCACAACCCGGAGTTTACCACCCTTGAGGTCTACTGGCCCTATGCCAATTACAAAGATATGATGGACCTTGCCGAAGAGATCATAGTAGCATGTGCAGATGAACTTGGGGGACGTGTAATCAACTACCAGGACACAGAGATCGACCTGAATCCTCCCTTCCGCAGAGCGACCATGACTGAACTGGTCACAGAGCACACAGGGATAGATTTCAGCACGATAACCGACGAAGAGGCACGCAGGCAGGCAGCTATCCGCGGACTTGAGGTGAAGCCCTCAGATACCAGGTTCGACATACTGCCGATATTCTTTGAAGAGTATGTGGAAGAGGAACTCATCCAGCCGACCTTCGTAATCGGACACCCTACGGTTATTTCACCTCTTTCAAAGAGGAACAAGGAAAACCCGGATATCACTGACAGATTTGAACTCTTTATAAACGCCTGGGAGTTTGCCAATGCTTTCAGCGAACTCAATGATCCTATAGATCAGAGGGAGCGTTTCATGGATCAGGAGAAGAAAAAAAACGAAGGCGATGAGGAATCCCATCCCTTTGATGAAGATTTCATCAACGCCCTTGAGTACGGCCTGCCGCCTACGGGAGGAATGGGGATCGGTATAGACAGAACAGTAATGCTGCTGACCAACTCCAAGAGCATCAGGGACGTACTCCTCTTCCCTACGATGAAGCCGAAGGATTAA
- a CDS encoding DNA ligase (NAD(+)) LigA, with protein sequence MAVPESLKKRVSELRAELKRHAELYYVQDSPEITDFEYDQLLRELAAIEEKYPELLTADSPTHRVGGAPREGFVKVEHSEPMMSLDNALDKDELRSFYAKTSQALGVDSVQVLCEPKIDGLAVSIIYEDGVFVSGATRGDGRVGEDITVNLRTIKSLPLILRETVSGKLEVRGEICMDKKGFAALNAAREEAGEPLFANPRNAAAGSVRQLDPKVTAVRKLKIYLYQVVDPEKHGIRSQKEMLETISRLGLPVQGSERLCSTLEEVESYLEAWTEKRFEHPIDTDGVVVKLNDIGLRAMLGVTSKAPRWAIAFKFPPEEKVTRIIDIEITVGRTGTLTPTAVLEPVHLSGTVVRRAILHNQDEIDRKDIRIGDYVLVHKAGEIIPEVIRVEKERRSEGTIPFRIPEICPVCGSGAVRLSGEAAIKCSNSTCPAQIKEGISHFASRAAMDIRGLGDKIVALLVEKGIVSDFADLYTIQTEDLIPLERMGEKSARNITEAIEKSKKRPLGALINALGIRNVGERTANDLAEKFRSLELLSEIAVNRTDELESMEGIGPVIAESLRVFFLEPHNANVIRRLKEAGVNMIIESSAKTREDLPWSGLKFVLTGELSTMTRPEASEKIKALGGETSDSVSRKTDFVVTGEKPGSKLSKARSLGIEVLEEEDFIKRLSEAQ encoded by the coding sequence ATGGCAGTACCCGAAAGCCTTAAAAAGAGGGTCTCTGAGCTTCGCGCGGAGCTTAAACGCCACGCGGAGCTTTACTATGTCCAGGACAGCCCTGAAATAACGGATTTCGAGTACGATCAGCTTTTAAGGGAACTTGCAGCTATAGAGGAAAAGTATCCTGAACTCCTGACGGCTGATTCCCCGACACATCGCGTAGGTGGAGCTCCGAGGGAAGGTTTTGTAAAAGTCGAGCACAGCGAGCCAATGATGAGTCTGGACAACGCGCTTGACAAAGATGAACTCCGCTCTTTCTATGCGAAGACGTCACAGGCGCTTGGCGTGGATAGTGTACAGGTGTTATGTGAGCCTAAGATCGACGGACTTGCAGTCTCCATCATCTATGAGGACGGTGTCTTCGTAAGCGGCGCGACACGTGGTGACGGCCGTGTGGGAGAAGACATCACAGTCAATTTGAGGACTATAAAGAGCCTCCCCCTTATACTTCGTGAAACAGTCAGTGGAAAACTGGAAGTCCGCGGCGAGATCTGCATGGACAAAAAAGGATTTGCCGCGCTTAACGCTGCCAGGGAAGAAGCTGGAGAGCCTCTTTTCGCAAACCCCAGAAACGCCGCTGCCGGCAGTGTAAGACAGCTGGACCCCAAAGTTACGGCAGTGCGAAAATTGAAGATATACCTCTATCAGGTAGTGGATCCTGAAAAGCATGGCATCAGAAGCCAGAAAGAGATGCTGGAGACGATCAGCCGGCTCGGACTTCCCGTACAGGGTTCGGAGCGTCTCTGCTCGACCCTTGAAGAGGTGGAGTCCTATCTTGAAGCATGGACCGAAAAAAGATTTGAACACCCTATAGACACTGACGGAGTAGTTGTAAAACTGAACGACATAGGACTGAGGGCAATGCTCGGAGTTACTTCAAAAGCTCCCAGATGGGCGATAGCCTTCAAGTTTCCGCCTGAAGAAAAAGTGACCAGAATAATCGATATAGAAATCACTGTCGGGCGTACCGGGACACTTACCCCAACCGCAGTGCTTGAGCCAGTCCATCTATCAGGAACAGTTGTCAGAAGGGCGATACTGCACAATCAGGACGAGATAGACCGCAAGGATATCCGCATCGGGGACTACGTGCTCGTGCACAAGGCCGGCGAGATAATTCCGGAAGTTATAAGGGTAGAAAAAGAAAGGCGCTCTGAAGGGACAATCCCGTTCAGGATACCGGAAATATGCCCTGTCTGCGGTTCCGGCGCAGTTCGCCTCAGTGGTGAAGCGGCGATAAAATGCTCAAACAGTACCTGTCCTGCGCAGATAAAAGAGGGGATATCCCACTTTGCCTCAAGAGCGGCAATGGACATACGCGGCCTCGGAGATAAGATCGTCGCCCTGCTCGTCGAAAAAGGGATAGTATCTGATTTTGCGGATCTGTATACTATCCAAACAGAAGATCTCATCCCGCTTGAGAGAATGGGAGAAAAATCAGCCCGCAATATTACAGAAGCTATAGAAAAGTCAAAGAAGCGGCCACTCGGAGCCCTTATAAACGCTCTTGGGATAAGGAATGTCGGTGAGAGGACAGCCAACGATCTCGCAGAGAAATTCCGTTCCCTTGAACTGTTGTCTGAAATTGCAGTAAACAGGACCGATGAACTTGAGTCGATGGAAGGCATAGGACCTGTGATAGCAGAATCTCTCAGGGTTTTTTTTCTGGAGCCTCATAATGCAAATGTGATCAGGAGGCTCAAAGAGGCCGGGGTCAACATGATCATAGAGAGCTCTGCTAAAACCCGTGAGGATCTTCCCTGGAGCGGTCTCAAATTTGTTCTCACCGGGGAACTTTCCACGATGACAAGACCTGAGGCATCTGAAAAAATAAAGGCCCTTGGCGGAGAAACATCAGACAGCGTAAGCAGAAAGACAGATTTCGTTGTGACGGGAGAGAAACCGGGCAGCAAGCTTTCGAAGGCCCGCTCACTGGGAATAGAAGTGCTTGAAGAAGAGGATTTTATCAAAAGACTGAGCGAAGCACAATAG
- the gatA gene encoding Asp-tRNA(Asn)/Glu-tRNA(Gln) amidotransferase GatCAB subunit A (allows the formation of correctly charged Asn-tRNA(Asn) or Gln-tRNA(Gln) through the transamidation of misacylated Asp-tRNA(Asn) or Glu-tRNA(Gln) in organisms which lack either or both of asparaginyl-tRNA or glutaminyl-tRNA synthetases; reaction takes place in the presence of glutamine and ATP through an activated phospho-Asp-tRNA(Asn) or phospho-Glu-tRNA) has product MEFHKLSALEIAEGVKKGNWTASEVLSSHLERIKKFDGRINAVVTLSEESAHRDAKEIDKSVAEGKDPGPLAGVPFLVKDNFCTDGIRTTCCSKMLSDWIPDYDATAVKRMKDAGAVLMGKTNMDEFAMGSTTESSIFGPTLNPRDFNRVPGGSSGGSAAAVAAGFCPIALGSDTGGSVRQPSAFCGVQGMKPSYGQISRYGIVAYASSLDQVGSITRNISDMAVAMEVLAGPDPNDTTCDAYERPSFSEAASAGIKGKKIAVLTGYDTESMDRPLIEAIEKAVEYCRSAGAEIVEAELPITMKHAVACYYMVALGDASSKLACFDGMRYGHHADGRSLVEMYKRSRNQGFGKEVRKRILIGTCILTRGYYENYYVPATKVRQMIADEYAELFKGVDALICPISPALPYKKGLVEEDAVRIYLGDAFSSIANLAGLPSISLNVGFTEEGLPTNVQLMGPRFGDAGLLSLARAIENKAGSPPIADIEKKGGCRE; this is encoded by the coding sequence ATGGAATTCCATAAACTATCCGCCCTCGAGATCGCAGAAGGCGTAAAAAAAGGAAACTGGACAGCGTCCGAGGTATTATCGTCACACCTGGAGCGCATAAAAAAATTTGACGGGCGGATCAACGCAGTAGTGACCCTTTCAGAGGAAAGCGCTCATAGAGATGCAAAAGAAATAGACAAATCAGTTGCGGAAGGAAAAGATCCGGGTCCGCTGGCAGGAGTACCCTTTCTGGTTAAGGACAATTTCTGCACTGATGGCATCAGGACCACATGCTGCAGCAAAATGCTTTCCGACTGGATACCTGATTATGACGCGACAGCTGTCAAAAGGATGAAAGATGCGGGAGCTGTCCTTATGGGAAAGACCAACATGGATGAGTTCGCAATGGGCAGTACTACAGAGAGCTCTATCTTCGGCCCCACACTGAATCCAAGGGATTTCAACAGGGTCCCGGGGGGCAGCTCGGGTGGGAGCGCGGCTGCGGTCGCCGCCGGATTTTGTCCTATAGCGCTGGGCAGCGACACCGGAGGCTCTGTCCGGCAGCCTTCAGCTTTCTGCGGCGTGCAGGGAATGAAACCCTCTTATGGTCAGATCAGCAGATATGGCATTGTAGCATATGCTTCATCTCTGGATCAGGTAGGTTCCATAACAAGAAATATCAGTGACATGGCTGTAGCTATGGAAGTTCTTGCCGGTCCGGATCCAAACGATACTACATGTGATGCATACGAAAGGCCCTCTTTCTCTGAAGCGGCTTCAGCGGGGATAAAAGGAAAGAAGATCGCCGTCCTGACCGGCTATGATACAGAAAGCATGGACAGGCCCCTTATAGAAGCCATAGAAAAAGCCGTTGAATATTGCAGGTCCGCAGGAGCGGAAATAGTTGAGGCTGAACTCCCGATAACGATGAAACACGCTGTCGCCTGCTACTACATGGTGGCACTGGGCGATGCCAGTTCCAAACTGGCCTGTTTTGACGGCATGCGTTACGGACACCATGCAGACGGAAGAAGCCTGGTTGAAATGTACAAAAGAAGCAGGAACCAGGGTTTTGGAAAAGAAGTCCGCAAAAGGATACTGATAGGTACATGCATCCTTACGAGGGGTTACTATGAAAATTACTACGTTCCTGCCACAAAGGTGAGGCAGATGATAGCTGACGAATACGCCGAACTTTTCAAGGGCGTTGATGCGCTGATCTGTCCCATATCCCCTGCGCTGCCATATAAAAAGGGGCTTGTAGAGGAAGATGCTGTACGCATATATCTGGGAGACGCCTTTTCTTCGATAGCCAACCTCGCAGGATTGCCCAGCATAAGCCTTAACGTCGGCTTTACAGAAGAAGGTCTTCCTACGAACGTTCAGCTTATGGGGCCGCGATTCGGAGACGCCGGATTGCTGTCGCTTGCGCGCGCGATAGAAAATAAAGCCGGTTCTCCTCCGATCGCTGATATTGAAAAGAAAGGAGGCTGCAGGGAATGA
- a CDS encoding Asp-tRNA(Asn)/Glu-tRNA(Gln) amidotransferase GatCAB subunit B, which translates to MKRESVIGLEIHLQLKTKTKLFCSCSSDYIGATPNTNVCPVCLAVPGTLPILNDHAVELGVKIGLGLHCSICDNTRFHRKHYFYADLPKAYQITQYEHPIAVGGYVDIFADGKEKRIRVHHLHLEEDAGKLVHPTSDGRLTGASYSLVDYNRGGMPLSEIVSEPDMNSSEEAIAYITRIRQLARYLDVSDGEMESGSLRVDVNVSLSKPDGSLGTRVEIKNVNSLRSIERALEYEIARQNKVLDEGGRLVQETRLWDDVAGVTRSMRSKEGERDYRYYVEMDLAPISADPEYVQKIRESLPEMPWEKLDRFIREYSVSLEESLQLTEQKETADYFEACVSEGAPPSKCANWMRMEVQRILHDLSIGINDFPVPASELGKLIIKVEKRELSNTQAKDVLAVMVEKKMSLKEAIRLCGVSDGRITGPALRDVISKIFESEPEAVETIRAGNDKKGAKVKFLQGLVMRETRGSADPAEVASLVNSMLN; encoded by the coding sequence ATGAAGAGAGAGTCTGTTATCGGTCTTGAGATACACCTTCAGCTGAAGACGAAGACCAAACTTTTCTGCAGCTGTTCCAGCGACTACATCGGAGCCACTCCAAACACCAATGTATGTCCTGTATGCCTTGCAGTTCCGGGAACACTCCCGATACTCAATGACCATGCTGTGGAGCTTGGTGTGAAGATAGGACTTGGACTTCATTGCTCGATATGCGACAACACCAGGTTCCACAGGAAGCATTATTTCTATGCGGACCTGCCCAAAGCGTACCAGATCACACAGTACGAACATCCTATAGCCGTGGGGGGCTATGTCGACATTTTTGCAGACGGCAAAGAAAAGAGGATAAGGGTCCACCATCTGCACCTTGAAGAAGATGCGGGCAAGCTTGTACATCCCACCTCAGACGGACGCCTTACAGGAGCCTCTTATTCACTCGTTGACTATAACCGCGGAGGAATGCCGCTTTCCGAGATCGTTTCGGAACCCGACATGAATTCATCAGAAGAGGCAATAGCGTACATAACACGGATAAGACAGCTGGCAAGGTATCTGGATGTATCAGACGGAGAGATGGAGTCAGGTTCACTAAGGGTCGACGTAAATGTCTCGCTCAGCAAACCGGACGGCAGCCTTGGTACAAGAGTGGAAATTAAAAACGTAAACTCACTCAGATCCATAGAGCGGGCACTGGAATATGAGATAGCACGCCAGAACAAAGTCCTTGACGAAGGCGGACGTCTTGTGCAGGAGACGCGGCTCTGGGACGATGTCGCTGGTGTGACAAGGTCGATGAGGAGCAAGGAGGGGGAGAGGGACTACAGGTACTATGTGGAGATGGACCTGGCCCCGATATCAGCAGATCCTGAATATGTGCAGAAGATAAGGGAGAGCCTTCCTGAGATGCCATGGGAGAAACTTGACAGGTTCATAAGGGAATATTCCGTATCTCTGGAAGAAAGCCTGCAGCTGACAGAACAGAAGGAGACCGCGGACTACTTCGAGGCATGTGTATCGGAGGGAGCCCCGCCTTCAAAATGTGCCAACTGGATGCGCATGGAGGTTCAGAGGATATTGCATGACCTTAGCATAGGGATAAACGATTTTCCCGTCCCTGCTTCGGAACTTGGAAAGCTTATAATCAAGGTGGAGAAGAGAGAACTTTCCAACACTCAGGCAAAAGACGTTCTTGCGGTGATGGTTGAAAAAAAGATGTCTCTAAAAGAGGCTATCAGACTTTGCGGAGTCTCAGACGGCAGAATCACAGGTCCTGCCCTTCGGGATGTCATCAGTAAAATCTTCGAAAGCGAACCGGAAGCAGTTGAGACTATTAGGGCAGGAAACGACAAGAAGGGCGCAAAGGTGAAATTCCTCCAGGGGCTTGTAATGAGGGAGACAAGAGGATCTGCCGACCCTGCTGAGGTGGCGTCGCTTGTAAATTCAATGCTGAATTAA
- the fusA gene encoding elongation factor G, giving the protein MGTRKPEDIRSIALISHGGAGKTSLNEALLYDAGLISRMGRIEDKNTVSDFDSEEQKRGISISTSLATIPYKNKTIYVLDTPGFADFVGEQRCAMRVSDGAVVLVNATAGVEVQTQSVWAFAETFETPAIFFVSKLDRENANFETAVKDIQENISDRAVPLYLPIGKELDFKGVVNVLTGKSYMYKGDGSKDVTEGEIPADMADAVAAARETLVERAVEADDELMMRYLDGEEISLDELQEVLRKAVCARSIFPIIPGSCTGNIGVYQFMDMVVNYMPSPKDMLNRAALKGDEVIKIVPDEKGPFLGFVFKVMVDPYVGKLSFVKVFSGTLKSDQTVFNVTEGEEERISSFRFMKGKESVEEKEIVLGDIVAIPKLESTTAGDTLGTKGEVLKFRPIQFPQPVYSVAVLPKSRADEDKLGTAITKTLKEDRTLSFVKNPETNDAVLSGMGDMHLDIMLSKIKERYKVDLETRTPKVPYRETIKKTARAQGKHKKQSGGRGQYGDVWFELAPIEKNAGIQFIDRVVGGVVPKNYIPAAEKGLREAAQRGYLAGYPTTDFSCAIYDGSYHDVDSSEMAFKIAASLAFKKAMADAMPILMEPVMNVVVMVPEECLGDVMGDFNSRRGRIMGIDSEGKLQVVKAQCPLSEMFRYAIILRSMTSGRGTFTMEYSHYEEVPGDISKKIIEAAEKDRVEEEE; this is encoded by the coding sequence ATGGGGACACGTAAACCTGAGGACATTCGCAGTATTGCTCTAATTTCACACGGAGGAGCAGGAAAGACATCACTTAACGAGGCATTGCTTTATGATGCCGGCCTTATTTCGAGGATGGGGAGGATCGAAGACAAGAACACTGTTTCAGACTTTGATTCTGAAGAACAGAAGCGCGGAATTTCAATAAGCACTTCTCTTGCTACCATCCCATACAAGAATAAAACGATCTATGTGCTGGACACGCCGGGTTTTGCGGATTTTGTGGGCGAACAGCGCTGTGCCATGAGGGTATCCGACGGTGCCGTAGTTCTCGTGAACGCCACAGCAGGCGTCGAAGTACAGACCCAGAGCGTCTGGGCTTTTGCTGAGACATTTGAAACGCCGGCGATCTTCTTCGTAAGCAAACTTGACCGTGAAAATGCTAATTTTGAAACCGCAGTCAAGGATATTCAGGAAAATATATCGGACAGGGCGGTCCCGCTCTACCTGCCAATAGGCAAAGAGCTTGATTTCAAAGGAGTAGTAAACGTACTGACCGGAAAATCATACATGTACAAAGGCGACGGGAGCAAGGATGTCACAGAGGGAGAGATTCCTGCCGATATGGCTGATGCTGTTGCTGCAGCAAGAGAGACGCTTGTGGAAAGAGCAGTGGAAGCTGATGACGAGCTCATGATGCGTTACCTTGACGGAGAAGAGATCTCTCTTGACGAACTCCAGGAAGTACTTCGCAAGGCTGTCTGTGCAAGATCAATATTTCCGATAATTCCGGGATCCTGCACAGGGAACATCGGCGTATATCAGTTCATGGACATGGTCGTGAACTATATGCCGTCACCAAAGGACATGCTTAATCGCGCTGCCCTTAAAGGTGATGAAGTAATAAAGATAGTTCCTGATGAGAAGGGCCCCTTCCTCGGTTTTGTTTTCAAGGTCATGGTCGACCCTTATGTCGGAAAGCTTTCCTTTGTAAAGGTCTTCTCCGGCACCCTTAAAAGCGATCAGACGGTATTCAACGTCACCGAAGGTGAAGAGGAGAGGATCAGCTCCTTCCGTTTCATGAAAGGCAAAGAGAGCGTTGAGGAAAAAGAGATCGTACTTGGTGACATAGTTGCGATCCCGAAGCTTGAAAGCACCACAGCCGGAGATACTTTGGGAACAAAGGGCGAAGTTCTCAAGTTCCGCCCGATACAGTTCCCTCAGCCTGTATACAGCGTAGCAGTACTGCCCAAGAGCCGTGCTGACGAAGATAAGCTCGGCACAGCAATAACAAAGACACTGAAAGAGGACAGGACACTTTCATTCGTAAAGAACCCCGAAACTAACGATGCAGTTCTTTCTGGAATGGGTGACATGCACCTTGATATTATGCTTTCAAAGATCAAAGAACGCTATAAGGTCGACCTTGAGACACGCACCCCAAAGGTCCCTTACAGGGAGACGATAAAGAAGACCGCCCGCGCACAGGGAAAACACAAGAAGCAGTCCGGCGGTCGAGGACAGTACGGTGACGTATGGTTTGAGCTTGCCCCGATCGAAAAGAATGCCGGTATCCAATTCATTGACCGCGTAGTCGGCGGAGTAGTTCCGAAGAACTATATCCCGGCAGCTGAAAAGGGCCTGAGGGAAGCTGCACAGAGAGGTTACCTTGCAGGTTATCCTACCACAGACTTCTCATGCGCGATATATGACGGATCCTACCACGATGTCGACTCTTCTGAGATGGCATTTAAGATCGCAGCTTCGCTGGCCTTCAAAAAAGCAATGGCAGATGCTATGCCTATACTTATGGAGCCGGTTATGAATGTTGTGGTCATGGTGCCGGAAGAGTGTCTGGGAGACGTAATGGGAGACTTCAACAGCCGCCGCGGACGTATAATGGGTATAGACAGCGAGGGAAAACTTCAGGTAGTCAAGGCCCAGTGCCCGCTTTCAGAGATGTTCCGCTACGCGATCATCCTTCGTTCGATGACATCCGGAAGAGGTACCTTCACAATGGAATATTCACATTATGAAGAGGTTCCGGGAGATATTTCAAAGAAAATAATAGAAGCAGCAGAGAAGGATCGCGTAGAAGAGGAAGAGTAG